A region of the Streptococcus suis genome:
CAAAAGCAAGCAAGCTAGTAAAACCTTGTGGTAGGGTCTTAGTTTCCACAACCTTAACCGCAACTTCTGCAACCTCAGCAGCCGTCTGAGCAGCCATCAAGATATTTTTGTTGTTTGGCAACAAGATGACATTGCGGGCATTGACCAATTCAATAGCATTGACAAAATCTTCTGTTGATGGGTTCATGGTCTGACCACCTGAAATCACATAGTCAACACCTTGTGATTTGAAGATTTCTGTCAAACCTTCCCCAGCAGCTACCGCAATAATAGCATACTCTTTTTGTTCAGCCGGTTTTTGGAAACTTTCTTCTTTCTCAACCTGAGCTTCATGTTGCTCACGCATATTGTCCACTTTTACCTTGACCAAGCTACCATATTGAAGACCCGCTTGCATGACCAAACCTGGATCTTCTGTATGGACATGGACTTTAACGATTTCATCATCGTTGACCACAAGGAGGGAATCTCCAAGGTCGTTAAGGTAGTCACGGAATTCTTCATAATCAAAGTCCTTGACATAAGTAGGACCCTGGCGAAGAGCTACCATGATTTCTGTACAGTAACCAAAGGTAATATCTTCAGTCGCTACATGACCTGCAACTGACTTGTGGTGCTCAGCATTAATCATTTCAGACATAACAGCAGGTGTCGCCTCAAAATCTTCCGAAGCAATATACTCACCCGTCAAAGCTGACAAGAAGCCTTCATAAATGTAAACAAGACCTTGTCCACCTGAATCGACAACACCAACTTCCTTCAATACTGGAAGCATCTCTGGCGTTTTCTTAAGAGCACGATTAGCACCATCAAGAGTGGCACGCATGACCTCAACCGCATCATCAGTCTCTTCTGCCTTTTTCAAAGCTGCAGTGGCTGCCCCACGCGAAACAGTAAGAATTGTACCTTCAACTGGTTTCATTACAGCCTTATACGCCACCTCAACACCATGTTGGAAGGCTTGCGCCAAATCCTTACCGTCCAATTCAACCTTGCCTTTAACAGATTGACCAAAACCGCGGAACAATTGCGACGTAATAACACCTGAGTTTCCACGAGCTCCCATCAACAAGCCCTTAGAAAGAATTTGCGCAACTTCTCCAACAGTAGAAGCAGACTTATCTGCTACTTCTTTAGCACCATTGGTAATAGTCATCCCCATGTTGGTACCAGTATCCCCATCTGGAACTGGGAAAACATTGAGTGAGTTCACATATTCGGCTTGTTTATTCAGACGAGTTGATGCTGCCTGCACCATTTCTTGAAATAAACTAGTTGTAATTTTAGACACAATTATTCTCCTACGACTTTGATATTTTGGATAAAGACATTGACGGCATCTACAGAGATACCTAGTTGATTTTCCAAGTTGAACTTAACGCGTTCTTGGATGTTGCGAGATACTTCACTGATTTTTACACCGTAGCTCATCACAGTATAAACATCGACTGCAATGCGACCATCTTCCAAAGTCTTAATCACAACACCTTTAGAATAATTTTCTTTTCTCAAAAGTGCTTGAAAATTATCCTTGATCGCAGACTTACTAGCCATCCCAACAACACCGAAAATCTCAGTCGTAGCACCGCCAACAACTGTGGCAATCACGTCGTCAGTCAATTCGATTTGGCCGTCTTTAGTATTGATTTTAACAGTCATAATTCGTTACCTCAAATAGTTTTATC
Encoded here:
- a CDS encoding Asp23/Gls24 family envelope stress response protein; the encoded protein is MTVKINTKDGQIELTDDVIATVVGGATTEIFGVVGMASKSAIKDNFQALLRKENYSKGVVIKTLEDGRIAVDVYTVMSYGVKISEVSRNIQERVKFNLENQLGISVDAVNVFIQNIKVVGE